A region of the Geomonas subterranea genome:
GGGCGCACCAGCCAGGGGAATGGCGCCCCCTCGGCCGAGAGGTAGGCGAGCTTTTGGGACCCGGTTGCCGGATCTTGCGGAGGCGGCACCAGCCGCACCGTGAGCGTCATGCCGTTGGGCAGAAGATGGCTCCCCTCGCCCGTCACCACATGTTCCCAGCGTTGCGCGACAGGCGGCGCGGCACAGGTGAAGCTGAGCCGGTCATAGCAGCGCTCCACGCGCAACGCCCCCGGGAGTTTGAGGCTCGCGTTGGGGCGGCTGGAACGGGCGAGGCGGTCGATCGCATCCAGGTGCGTGAGTGCGATGCGCATCAGGTCCCCGCGTAGTTCGTGAAGGCCGTGGCGGTACAGGCGCAGGCGCAGCCCGCGGTGCTCTTTGAGCAGCGCCTCGATCCCGAAAATGACCTTGTCGTTGTCGACGCGGGCGAGCCGGTCGAAGGCGCTGCCGGTCAGATGTGCCAGGAGTTCCTCATCCGCCGCGAGGATCTCGGCCGTGGCGGCGAGCCGCTCGCTGATCCTGGGATTGTACTTTCTGAGGGTGGGAATCAGTTCGTGGCGGATGCTGTTGCGCAGGATGGCGGTGTCTGCGTTGGTCGAGTCCGTCCGCCAGCTTAAACCGCGGCTCTTCAAGTAGTGCTCGAGCTCGGCGCGGCTTATCTGCAACAGCGGCCGCTTGATGAGGTTGTCGCCGCTGGCCGCCATCGCGCTCAGCCCCGTGCCGCCGGCGCCGCGCAGCAACCGGATCAGCACCGTCTCAGCCTGGTCGTCCAAGTGGTGCGCCACCGCGATGCTGGTGGCGCCGCGGCGTCTGGCCACCTCGTGGAAGAAAGCGTAGCGGGCCTGCCGTCCCGCGTCCTCCAGGGAAAACCCTTCCGCGATGGCGAAGGAAGCGACATCGACGCGGATGGCGACAAAGGGGAGATGGTAGCGGGTGGCGAGGTCAGAGACGAATTTCTCGTCGCCGTCCGATTCGGCGCCGCGCAGGCAGTGGTTCAGGTGGGCGACCACCAGGTCCAGGCGTTCGTCGTCGAGCCGGGTCAGGATGTCGAGGAGAGCGACCGAATCCGCCCCTCCCGAGACGGCGACCACCACGGTCTCGCCCGGCGAGAAGAGATGTTGCGAGCGGACATGCGTGACGAGGTCATTCAAACGGGAAGGCTCCATGTAGCGATAGCAGGTGCGGTTTTTAGCAGGTGCGGTTATCCAGCAGGTGCGGTTATCCAGCAGGTGCGGTTATCCAGCAGGTGCGGTTATCCAGCAGGTGCGGTTATCCAGCAGGTGCGGTTTCTAGCAGGTACGGTTTCTAGCAGATGCAGCGACGCAGGCGAGTTCCGCGGAGATGCGGTGCAGCGTCAGGGCAATGATCATTCGCCCCTGTGGCGGCAGGAAATGTAGGGGCGAATAAACATTCGCCCAGCCCCGCCGGCACCACAGTCACCGCCGCTACCGGCCAACCCGACGGCCCGGAGGGAAAGACACGTCGAACGTCGAGCGTCGAACGGAACCGTTGCGCCGCTCTAGTCCTTCAGCGTGCACTCCCTCTCCCAGGCGTGGTACCCGTCCCCCACGATATCCCAGAACGACTCGATGCGCCCCGCGTAGAAATCGAGTTCCGCGCACTCCGCCTCGATGGCCTGCAGGAACTTGAGCGAGATGAGCTGGTGGCCGAACAGGAAGCGGTAGAACTCACGGATCCCCGCCAGGTACCCCTCGATCTCGGACGCCAGCGGCTCCATCGTGTTGACGATGTACCAGTTGCCGGCGAACTGGCGCACGATCCCCGCGCGCTCATCGAAGATGCTGCGTCCCTTGATGGAAACCACGAAATCGCGGGTGAAATAGTCCGCCGCGCCGGCCAAGGCCGTCGCCTGCTCCGGCGTCATCCCTGTCTGCTGCAGCTCTTCGTAAAAACGGTGCAGCAGATCGCTGCACAGCTTATCCACCCGCACCTCGTCCTCGAGGGTCGTCGGCACGAAATCCCTTTTATCAACCTTCAGTACGTCGAATGCCTCTTCACAAAGTTCAGCCATGAAATCCTCTTGTCTAAAAAAGATGTTCAACGTTCAGCGTTCTGCGTTTAAGGAGGCCCTCATTGCCACGCCTGCGGCCTCACCGTAATGGTGGCGCCTGCAGAGCGTGCCCCCCTGCCGCTCTCACCTGCCAGGCCACCCGATGAGTCAGCCGTCGGGGCGCCCTCACCACGGCCAGCTCGCGATCCGGAACGTTGAACTCGAAGCCTGAGCGGTTTCTGCCTCTTACTGCCTTCTCGGGTCGAGCGCGTCGCGGATCCCCTCCCCCACCAGGTTGTAGGAAAGCACGGTGACCAGGATGGCCACCCCCGGGAACAGCGAGAGCCACCAGGCGAACTCGATGTAGTCCTTGCCCGAGGTCAGGATGTTGCCCCAGCTTGGCGTCGGCGGCTGCACGCCGATTCCCAAGAATGAGAGCGCGGACTCGGTGAGGATGGCACCGGCCACCCCGAGCGTCGCCGAAACCAGCACCGGAGACAGCGCGTTGGGAAGGATGTGCCGGAAGATGATGCGCAGATCCGAAGCTCCCAGCACCCGCGCCGCCAGGATGAAGTCACGGCTCTTCAGCGAAAGCACCTCCGCGCGCACCAGGCGCGCCACCCCCATCCAGCCGGTGAGGCCGATGATCACCATGATGTACCAGATGGAAGGCTCCAGCATGGCGATCACGGCGAGGATCAGGAAGAAGGTCGGGAAGCAGAGCATGATGTCGACCAGCCGCATCAGGACCGAATCGATCCACCCGCCGTAAAAACCGGCGAAAAGACCGATAACCGTGCCGATGACCACCGCGATGCCGACCGCGACGAAGCCTACCTTGAGCGATACCCTCGCGCCGTACACGACACGGGTGAACACGTCGCGCCCCAACTCGTCCGTCCCGAACCAGTGGCTGGCGGAAGGGGGCAAAAGCACGTGCCAGGCGTCGATGGTGTCCGGCCGGTACGGCGTCACCACTCCAGCCGCCAGGGACAGCAGGAACAGGACCACGATCACGACCAGCCCCCCCGTAGCGAAACGGTTGGCCGTGAAGCGCTGCCAGAACTCGCGGAGCGGGCTGCTTACCTGGTCACGCATGGCACCCCCGAACACTCATCATCCCCTCCCATGCCGGATGCGCGGATCGGCGACGGCGTAGCAGAGGTCGGCCAGCAGGTTGCCGACCAGGGTCAGGCAGGCGCCGATGACGAGGATGCCCATCACCAGCGGGTAGTCGCGCGCCATGACGCCCTGGTAGAAAAGCTGCCCCATGCCGGGGATGGAGAAGATGGTCTCGAAAATGACGCTGCCGCCGATCAGGGCCGGAAGCGAGAAGCCGAGCAGAGTGATCACCGGAAGGAGCGCGTTTTTCAGGGCGTGCCGGTAGATGATGACCCGCTCCCGCACCCCCTTGGCCCGCGCCGTCGTGATGTAGTCCTGCGACAGGACCTCGATCATCGTGGAGCGCATGTAGCGGGAGAGCCCCGCCAGGCTCCCGAACGTGGCGATGGAGATCGGGAGCACCAGGTGTCTTGCGAGGTCGAGGGTGCGCCACCACCAGGACCAGTGGTCGCTCCCCAGCGAGTGGATGCCGGAGATGGGAAGCCAGGAGAGCTTCACCCCGAAGAGGTACATGCACAAAAGGGCCAGCCAGAAGGTGGGCACGGCGAACCCGACGAAGACGAAGACCGAGATGGCGCGGTCCAGCAGGGTGTCACGGTGCACGGCGGCCATGATGCCGATGGGGAGCGCGAGGCCGAACTCCAGGATCAGGGCGACCACGTTGAGCGAGATGGTGATCGGGATCCTCTCCTTGATCTTGTCCAGCACCGGCCGGTTGTCCGGCGCGAAGGAGCGGCCGAAATCGAGCCGCGAGAGGTTGGAGAGCCACATCCCGTACTGCACGTGCAGCGGCTTGTCCAGGCCGTAGAACTCCCGCAGCCGGGCCCGCGACGCGGCCGAAGCCTTGGGACTCATCGCCGTCTGCATCTCCACGGGTTCCCCCGGAGCGAGATGGATCACCGTGAAGGTAATCAGCGTGATCCCCAAGAGCAGCGGGATCAGCATGAGTATCCGTTTGATCAGGTAATTGGCCATAGATCCCTAAAGTAGTAGCTGCAGTAGTCTAGTAGCTGCAGTAGTCGCCGTGCTTTCAATGCCCGTTTAACAACTGCCCCCGGAAGATCCCCTCTCCCTGAGGGAGAGGGTGCCCGAAGGGCGGGTGAGGGATGTCTATTCAACGCCCCCCTCACCCTGACCCTCTCCCTGAGGGAGAGGGGATGTGGAACATATGCTGCGGAGGACTATCGGCAACCAATCTTTCGTTGCCCGGTTTCCCTACTCCACATACCACTTGATGAAGTTGTGCATGATCCCCGCGGGAGCAGGCTCTATCCCCTTGATCCTCGAAGTGACCACCGGCAGCGCGTCGGGCACGTAAAGGAACGTGTACGGCTGGTCCTTGGCGAGGATCTCCTGGATCCTGTAGTAGCAGTCGCGCCGCTTCGCCATATCGAAGGTGCCGCGCCCCTCGACGATGAGCCGGTCCAGCTCGGGGTTCAGATAGTGGATGAAGTTCAACTCCTTGGGGCCGGTCTTCGAGGAGTGCCAGACGTCGTAGAGGTCGGGGTCCTGGGAGATGGTCCATCCCATGAGCACGGCGTCGAACTTCCCCTTGTCGATGAAGTTGGTCAAAAAGGAAGCCCACTCCATCACCCGGATCTTCACGTCGATGCCGACCTGCCTCAGGCGCATCTGGATGATCTGCGCGCATTTGAGGCGCTGGTCGTTCCCCTGGTTGGTCATGATGGTGAAGCTGAGCGGCTTGCCCCCCCTCGCCATGATGCCATCCCCCCCCATGCGGTACCCCGCCTCCTCCAGGAGGGCCTTGGCACGTGCCGGATCGTAGCCGGGGTCGTTCTCCACCTTGGCCTTGTAGGCCCAGGTGCCGGGCTTGTAGGGGCCGTGGGCGATCTGCCCCATGCCGAGCAGCACCCCCTGGATGATCTCTTCCTTGTTGATGGCGCAGGTGATGGCCCGGCGCACCCTGACGTCCTGGAACATGGGCAGCCGCAGGTTGTAGCCGAGGTAGGTGTAGGCCGAGGCCGGGTAGCGGTACTTGTTGAAGCGCTCCAGGAACTGCCTGCTCGTGGTCTGGCGCTGGTACTGCACCGGGGAGAGCCCCATCATGTCCACTCCCCCCGCCTTGAGCTCCATGTACATGGTCGAGTTGTCGGGGATGATGCGGTAGACGTAGCGGGAGAGGTGCGGCGCCCCTTCCCAGTAATTGGGATTGGCCTCCAGCGCGAGTCGCTGCCCGGGGACCCATTCCTTGAAGATGTACGGGCCAGTGCCGACCGGGTTTCGCGAAAGCGGGCTCTTGGTGATGTCCTTACCTTCGAGGAGGTGCGCGGGAAGGATCGGCATCCCCCAGGAGGCGAGCGCGGGTGCGAAGGGTTTCGCGTAGCTGACCCGGAAGGTGTACGGGTCGGGTGCCTGGGCGCTCTGCACCTGCTTGAAATCCTCGGCGTATGCGGTCGGGGTCTTGGGATCGACGGTGACGCGGTAGGTGTAGAGCACGTCGCGCGAGGTGAAGTCATGGCCGTCGTGCCACTTCACCCCGCGGCGCAGATGGAAGGTGATCTGGAGCCCGTCCCCGGAAACGTCCCACGACTCGGCCAGGTCCCCTTCAAGCTTCAGGTTCTTGTCGTAGCGCACCAGCCCGTTGTAGACCAGCCCCGCGATGTCACTGGAAGCGCTGTCGGAGGCGAGGATGGGTATCAGGGTGGAAGGCTCGCCGATACTGCCGGTGACGAACTGCGCACCCTTCCCCCCCTGCGCCTGCACCTTATTCCAGGGCGCATCCTGGCCGCAGGCGGCGCACATCAGGAGGAGCAGGAGGCAAAGGATTCGGGCCAGGATCATTTCTCACCGGCTTCCTGTCGGCAGCGCTTGATCTTCTCGGCGAGCTCGGCGCTCTGCTCGGGCTCCATCTTCTGCAGCTTCTTGTAGAGCGGCAGCGCCTTCTTGAAGGCCCGGGTGGCGCAGTAGACGTCGGCGAGGTGTCCAACGACGGTGGCATCCCCTTCCGAAAGCTCGGCTGCCCGCTCCAGCTGCGCGATCGCGTCGTTGTAGCGCTTGAGCTTGAAGTAGGTCCACCCAAGGCTGTCCAGGATGAAGCCGTCATCCGGCCTGAGGCTCACTGCCTTCTTCAGGTAGGTGAGCGCCTCCTCCAGGTTCTCCCCCATCTCCGCGTAGGTGTAGCCAAGGTAGTTGAGCGCCTGCGGGTCTTCGGGGGTCACCTCCAGCACCTTCTTCATCATGCTGACGGAAAGCTCCTTCTGCCCCATCTTGTCGTAGAGAATCCCCAGCCGGAACAGCACGCGCGGATCGGACTGCATCTTTATGTCCATGGACTTGAGCGTGTCGATGCCCCGCTGGTACTGCTCCATCGATTCGTAGAAGCCTGCCAGGTGCAGGTAGGGCTCGATACGGGAGGGCTGCTCCCCGATCTCCCGCAGCAGCAGCGCGATTCCCTTCTCAGGCTGCCCCTTCTCCTTGTACAGGTAGGCCATGTGCCCGAGGGAATCCAGGTAGTACGGGGAATCGCGGGAGATCTGCCTGAACTCGTTGATCGCCTGGTCCACGTCCTCCTTCTCCTCGTAGGCGGAGGCGAGGTAGAAGCGGACCTGCTGCGCGTCGGGCTCGGCCTTGAGGATGTCCTGGAAGGTCTTGATCGCCTCGTCGTAACGCTCGAGTTCGAGCAGCAGCAGCCCGATCTTGCGCGAGGTCTCCAGCGACTTCCCCCCCTTTTGCTGCAGGAGGGCGAGGGCCTCCTCGAGGCGCTTCTGCTGGATGTAGAGCTGCGCCAGGTGCTGAACGACGTTGGCGTTGTTGGGGTTGATCTCGAGGAGATCCTTGTAGCTGTCGATGGCGTCGGGTATCAGCCCCTGGGTCTCCTGGGAGATCCCCATCTCGATCAGGGCCTGTTCGAAATCGGGCTTCAGCTCGACCGCCTTCTTGTAGTAGGCGAGCGCCTCCTTGGGGAGTTTCATCTGCTCGTAGGTCTTGGCGAGGTAGTAGTACCCCAGGGCAGAGTCGGGGGAGGCCTTCACCAGCGCCTTCAGCGTGTCCACGGCCTGCTCGTACTCGAAGTTCTTCAGGTAGTAGATGGCGATGTGCAGGTAGACCTCTTCCTTGGTCGGGTCGAGCTCGATCACCCTCTTGTAGTG
Encoded here:
- the tilS gene encoding tRNA lysidine(34) synthetase TilS; the encoded protein is MNDLVTHVRSQHLFSPGETVVVAVSGGADSVALLDILTRLDDERLDLVVAHLNHCLRGAESDGDEKFVSDLATRYHLPFVAIRVDVASFAIAEGFSLEDAGRQARYAFFHEVARRRGATSIAVAHHLDDQAETVLIRLLRGAGGTGLSAMAASGDNLIKRPLLQISRAELEHYLKSRGLSWRTDSTNADTAILRNSIRHELIPTLRKYNPRISERLAATAEILAADEELLAHLTGSAFDRLARVDNDKVIFGIEALLKEHRGLRLRLYRHGLHELRGDLMRIALTHLDAIDRLARSSRPNASLKLPGALRVERCYDRLSFTCAAPPVAQRWEHVVTGEGSHLLPNGMTLTVRLVPPPQDPATGSQKLAYLSAEGAPFPWLVRPFTPGDRFTPLGMTGSQKVKELFINEKLPLHERSRVPLVFSAGEIVWVAGVRLGERGRVTPATGAVLRVEILEITP
- the opp4C gene encoding oligopeptide ABC transporter permease — translated: MRDQVSSPLREFWQRFTANRFATGGLVVIVVLFLLSLAAGVVTPYRPDTIDAWHVLLPPSASHWFGTDELGRDVFTRVVYGARVSLKVGFVAVGIAVVIGTVIGLFAGFYGGWIDSVLMRLVDIMLCFPTFFLILAVIAMLEPSIWYIMVIIGLTGWMGVARLVRAEVLSLKSRDFILAARVLGASDLRIIFRHILPNALSPVLVSATLGVAGAILTESALSFLGIGVQPPTPSWGNILTSGKDYIEFAWWLSLFPGVAILVTVLSYNLVGEGIRDALDPRRQ
- a CDS encoding ABC transporter permease; this encodes MANYLIKRILMLIPLLLGITLITFTVIHLAPGEPVEMQTAMSPKASAASRARLREFYGLDKPLHVQYGMWLSNLSRLDFGRSFAPDNRPVLDKIKERIPITISLNVVALILEFGLALPIGIMAAVHRDTLLDRAISVFVFVGFAVPTFWLALLCMYLFGVKLSWLPISGIHSLGSDHWSWWWRTLDLARHLVLPISIATFGSLAGLSRYMRSTMIEVLSQDYITTARAKGVRERVIIYRHALKNALLPVITLLGFSLPALIGGSVIFETIFSIPGMGQLFYQGVMARDYPLVMGILVIGACLTLVGNLLADLCYAVADPRIRHGRG
- a CDS encoding peptide-binding protein gives rise to the protein MILARILCLLLLLMCAACGQDAPWNKVQAQGGKGAQFVTGSIGEPSTLIPILASDSASSDIAGLVYNGLVRYDKNLKLEGDLAESWDVSGDGLQITFHLRRGVKWHDGHDFTSRDVLYTYRVTVDPKTPTAYAEDFKQVQSAQAPDPYTFRVSYAKPFAPALASWGMPILPAHLLEGKDITKSPLSRNPVGTGPYIFKEWVPGQRLALEANPNYWEGAPHLSRYVYRIIPDNSTMYMELKAGGVDMMGLSPVQYQRQTTSRQFLERFNKYRYPASAYTYLGYNLRLPMFQDVRVRRAITCAINKEEIIQGVLLGMGQIAHGPYKPGTWAYKAKVENDPGYDPARAKALLEEAGYRMGGDGIMARGGKPLSFTIMTNQGNDQRLKCAQIIQMRLRQVGIDVKIRVMEWASFLTNFIDKGKFDAVLMGWTISQDPDLYDVWHSSKTGPKELNFIHYLNPELDRLIVEGRGTFDMAKRRDCYYRIQEILAKDQPYTFLYVPDALPVVTSRIKGIEPAPAGIMHNFIKWYVE
- a CDS encoding tetratricopeptide repeat protein, encoding MTKKCLALLFLPLLINACATTEHASETPPLADLGAIIAPTPPPGAGKNLSLFAEARMRAAEGDQEGALLLLREAMAADPGSAFLHNAAAQIYLQQNRPEDALTECQAAIAIDPASLQSELLCGNILMSLQREKEAVQHYKRVIELDPTKEEVYLHIAIYYLKNFEYEQAVDTLKALVKASPDSALGYYYLAKTYEQMKLPKEALAYYKKAVELKPDFEQALIEMGISQETQGLIPDAIDSYKDLLEINPNNANVVQHLAQLYIQQKRLEEALALLQQKGGKSLETSRKIGLLLLELERYDEAIKTFQDILKAEPDAQQVRFYLASAYEEKEDVDQAINEFRQISRDSPYYLDSLGHMAYLYKEKGQPEKGIALLLREIGEQPSRIEPYLHLAGFYESMEQYQRGIDTLKSMDIKMQSDPRVLFRLGILYDKMGQKELSVSMMKKVLEVTPEDPQALNYLGYTYAEMGENLEEALTYLKKAVSLRPDDGFILDSLGWTYFKLKRYNDAIAQLERAAELSEGDATVVGHLADVYCATRAFKKALPLYKKLQKMEPEQSAELAEKIKRCRQEAGEK